GAGGTTGCGAAGAAGGGTGAACCGCTGCTCTTGCAGGATTTCGGGATCGGTGCTACCGGGATTCCCAAGAGTCCGAGTGCCAGGGTGGCAGCGAGCTGCGCCCATGGGGGGGGCTGGCTCCTACTCCTCTCCGCTGAGCCGGCGTCCCTCACTCCCCCCCCTTGCCCGCTCCTCTGTGGCGCCCCGACTTGCCCCCTCTCTGGCGCCGGCGATGCCCCCGGGGCTGGCCTGGCTTGGCGGTGGTGAAGGTGATGCACTGGGAGTCCAGGAAGTCCAGCAGCTTGGCCGCTCCCAGCCGGATGCCCGCCTGCTGGAGCTGAGCCTGGAGCTGGGAGAGGACTAGGGGCTGGTAGAGCAGGACGGAGCGGTGCAGCTCGGGGTCAGAGGTGATGAACCGGCGCACCGCCTCGATCTTGTCCGCCTCCCGCACTGCGGCCTGGGACGGGGTAAACCCTTCCTCCTCATCCTCGTCCCCCGAGGGACCGCATTCCTCCGGGTTGGACCTGGGATCAGACACAGCAGAATGGACGTCCTACCTCCAAATAAGCTGCTTCCGTTTCCtctaatatttaacatttttctttctgttcctAATACCTCTGGCTAGACTCCCATCTTTCACGAAAAGTACAGCAATACCCTTGAGGAAAAAAGCTATTAAAATCACTCTCTCCACCCTCATGAAGAAACACGAGAAGAGGATCCCCAAACAGCCTGGCTATAATCTGGCTACCTTGTATCCGATTCGCCTCGAGTTTGGAACCAGTAGTATTTTGGCTCAGAAAGCTAAATCAAAATGTTCAAGATTGCTTTGATCCTCCATTAATCTTTAGCCTATACAGGCAGATCataatgtatactgtaaatgacacCAGCTTTTGCTGACGGTTTGAAGCTGGTAAATACTTTCAGTACACAGcagttcattttcttttgctcACTGTTCACCAGCATCGGAACCTGGACAACAGCGTCATGGTCCACATCACGCACCTCCAAAGCCCCAGCTCCCTCCCTGCTGGGCTTCGCCGAGAGGCCAACAAGCAGCTGGATTCCGATTCTGGATTCCGAACGTTTCTGATCTCGCGAGCTCTCCGGGTCCAGACAGCAGTTCTTCACCAAAGGGCCGCGTCCGGCCCGTGCGGCGGCtgtcccccaccccccccagctCCTCGATCCCAGCCCCGCGAAACCCCCGCTCGCCCACTCGTCCCCCCGAGAGACGCGCCCTACCTCTGGGATGAGAAGGAGTCCTCGCTGGCGGTAGCGGACGAGGCGGTGGAGCCTTGCGAGGCGGGCAGCTGCTCGGCCCGCTCAAAGCCCCCCGCCTCCCCAGGCGACGCCCCGCGCCCGGGCTCCTCAAACCGGCCCGCGTCCCCAGATCCCGCATCGCCGGGGAGGGGTTTCCTTCCCTGTGGGCGTGGGGCCCCAGAGGAGCTGGCAGCGCTGGGAAACACGGGGCCGGGCTGAGCGGGCTGGGCCAGCGCCTCGTCCTCCGAGTCCGAGCTGGTCAGCTGGTGCGTATACTGGTGGATCTCCTTCAGCTTCAGGACCATCTGGCGCTTGGGCAGAGGTCGGACACCGAACCTGGAGAGAGCGCCAGCCCTGTTAAGCTAAGATTAAGCTCTTCACAAGACGCATAAAGCATCGCAAGAAACTTGGCACTCAACTGGAACAAATTCACAGCGTCTTCAGGAAGATCTGTCTTGTTTCTACGTCTTTACGCTGACTGTCATCAATCCATGGGAATACTGTAAAGGTCAGAGTCTTGTGTGGCTACTACTGGAAGCAGTACAAGGCGTACACCTGTGACGCATGCTTTGCACCAGATTCCAGGTGTggtcttgtgggattctgtcctGTTCTTCCAGTAGTTAGCTACCCGATGGGCTAAACAGAGAAAACGGCCTCCCCTTGTGTGTAACCTACCTACGCAGCTCCAAGTCCAAACCCAGCCTTTAGGGGATGCTCTTCCTGAGAGAAGGTGGAGAGGGGGCTCACCTGTTGAGCTTGGCCTTCAGTTCCGGAGTGTCCATGTCGGAGTAGCTGGGCATCGGCGTGATGGGCACCACTGGGCCCCTGGCTTTCCTCCGGGGGGCAACTGCAAGGCAAGGGGCAGGAAACCAGGGCTGGAGTCACTGACCCCCGGGTGACTGGTACTTCCTATTAGTTTAGAGTCCGTGGGCTTTCAGACAGCTCCAGGGCGAAAGCAGGCCACGTCTGAGCCTGTGCTGTAAGACTTAATGACCACTTTTTCAAAGGTTTTCACATTTGAACTGTAAACCGAAGATGAGCTGTGCGAGAGGAATACAGGTAAAATATTGTGCTGCTGCTCATGACAGCAGACTATTTTCGTACAGTATTAAAGTTAAATTTTTATCCTCTGATTTGAGTCTCGCAATCCTTGAGAACTAAAGAACCTGCATTGGACTGTATTATAATGCAATTCAAACAGGCTGTCATTCTCCCAGTTTCTATCATTTACCCACATTCTTCAAAATTCACAGAAAACTGATAGGAGAGAGTGTATGCTATAGTTCAAAATcaatgaaaacaatttaaaagcagacaaagatattgtaagaaaagtaaaaaacaaaacaaaatatgagcaaaaataatatatttatatgtctGTTTTCTACAGGACAACACCCCTTGACTGCATCTTACTTTCATTTAAAGTGTTCTTATGTTTCTAAGAGTCTTCAACTTATTAGATCCCAGTTACACCAGTACAATTCAGGGCAGTTCAAGGTCACAGGTTGGACGCCTGCAGATGCAGATGCTGTCATTCGTCTGTAAACCTGTAGCAACAGGGGCTAGTGAAGGTGCTGCAGCAGGCGCAGACTTAGGGCAGGGAATGAACTTTGGGCAGCAAGCCTGACGCCAACACTGTACAGGTCCCATACAGGGAGGGAACATAATTCATCGCCAATCAATTAAACAGGTGTGCTCAAGCCCCACAGGTGAACGAAACTGAGGTCGGAATATTTGATTGAGGTTTCATGCCCTACCGGGGGAAACGTACCTGGAGTTTTGAGCTCCTTCACTCTCTGGGATAGGGCGATGGAAGGCACCCTTTGTGAAAGAGGCAGGatgtcttcctcctcctcctcttcctcccagaCATCCCAGATCTTCGAGTCCAGTAGGCTGGGGTGGTCCTCCATGGACACCACCGCCTGGGGCTGCTGGGTGGGATTAGGCTGGGAAGAAGGAGGGGATTTCTCCGGAGAGACTGCATCCCTGGTAATCCCCAAGGGGCTTGAACGCACTAACTCACTGCTCCTGGGCGCACTCCAGCTCATCTCGAAGGGCAGGGGGGGCTCCTCATCCAGACAGAAGCTGTGGTCAGGCCGAGGAGGGCTGTGCCCGTCTTCGTCGCTCTCCTCTACCTCAAACACTGCTGTGGCGGGGGACCGCCTGCTGGCCAACGCCTGCGGATCACTCTCAGATTTCAAGAGAGCCCCAGCAGAGTTCTCACAGCCCCGGTTCACACCAGGCTCTGCCATTTTTGTTGAAGAATTGGACTGAGATTCAAAGCTTTTCCTTTCAGGGCTGTACTTCAATGAGGAGAGCTTTAGTGAACCGGTGCTTTGAGTGATTTTAACTTCTCTACCCCTTCCTTTGGAGATTCTACTACTATGGCCGGATCCCTGAATCCGGTCGCTTTCACTGACATCCAGAGAACTCGGTGAACCCATGGAGCACGATTCTGAGTGTTCAGAACTCTTACAGCTTACATCACCGTCAGTAGATGAACGGCGCCTTGTCCTGATAAGTGACAGAGTCTCAGGGGAGCTTTGAGAACGTGCTGACCCATGGCTTTCATCGGCTGGAGGGGCAGACAAGCTCTTTTTTAAGATGAAGTCCTTGCTGGGAGGTGAAGTAAGGCTTGGCAGTTGGCTCTGGCAAAGAGCAACAGTGGACAGCGACAGCCGGCTGGGACTTCTAGAAACTGTGCTGTCAGTTTCAGCACTGCTGGGTTCCTGTGGAGAAATCTGGCTCCTCGAAATGGATTTCACAGCCTGGAAGCTGCCTTTGCTCTCACTGAGTGTTGGCGACTCTGCTGAACTGTGCCGTCTCCTGCCTGGCTGGTGCATCTCTGCAGGAGCAGAGGTTAGATTGCTGGTAGATTTAGAAAGGCCTGTGGTCTCTGAGCAGTCGACGCGAGAGGACTTTTCCCTGGATCCAGCCAAGCTGCCACTGCTGAACAAACCAGGCTCGTTCCTAGAGGACTTGCGAAACAGATTGGTCCGCCTGATGGCTTGCACTCCCATTGTGCTGGGGGTCTGCGTGGACTCATGCCTCGTTCTGACAGGAAGTACAGGAGTGCCAGGGATcatccaggaggtctccatgcTGGTGCTATCTTCATGGCCAAGATCACTCTCACTACTCAGTTGAAGGCTCAATCTACAGGACTCCAGGGAGGTTTCCACAGGTATGTTCGGGTCTGGGGAGGAAACCTCAGGCGACAGCTGGAAATCACCTTCCCTCTCTGGTCTTATTGGATTTTCGGGTGATTTCTCCAAAAGCTTTTCGCCCTCCTGTTTCAGGTGATTCAAATACAAACTTGATGTCTCGTGAGCAGTCGCCTCCTCCTCTGAGGTCttgatttcttttctggaaGATGTGGTTGCTTCCCTTCCTGGGTCAAGCTCCATTTCTTCGTCAGAATCCAGCAGGACAATAATGTCCACTGGTTTGGAAGCAGATGAGTCCCTTTGGGAAAAGGTACAAGTTGGTCCTTGACTTGTCTTCCTTGGGGTGCTGCTCTCCTTACTGGAGGAGACAGACGTCCTCCCTGTCCCATCGGGCTGGCGACTGACCTCACTCAAGTGGTCGCCAGGATGATTCTGACAGATTCCAAGATTATTAGTTAAGATGGACCCTTTGGACGATGTTGTTCCACATTCCACTAACGTTGCATTTCGTGCTCCTGAGAATTTCTCGAGAGGTGAAATAGGAGAGGAGCCCACAAAGGGGAAAGAGGAGGCATCTCCTGGCTTCTGGGCAGGGCTGACAGACAGGTCGATGACTGAAGACTCGCTGTCGGATGGAGGATCAAGATCTTCTCTGCTTGCCGTTTCACAGATTTCCATATTTGGCCTTGAGGTAGGGTGCTCTTCCACAGCCTCCCCAGCCCCAGTTTCCTGTGTGTGCCGCCTGTCTTCTTGAGAGGGCTCCACATAATCACCCCAGGACTCGGAGAAGATCCTGTCGTAGCTCTTATCCAAACTCTTTTCACAATCGCGACCCGGAACGGATGCACCTGAGGTGTCCAAGGCTGCTCTGCCTTTCTCGTGATATACCGGGACAGGAGCGGTTACTGAATTTCCCTTGTCCATGTTTCCACGACTGCTTTCAAATTCACCTGCTCCCTCTCGACGCCGTGTCTGGGAAACGCTGCTGCCCAGGTCTGAGCCATTCGAGGGATGGATGACCTGGCTTTGCTTAGATTCACACCCTCCTGCTCCCGGCGGAGTACTCAAGTggcctctgtctctctgaggtGAAAACGGACACCCTGTCCTCAGCACGCACTCTTCTTCCTTTCTCCGGTCCTTCCATGCATCTTCACTTCCAGTGTTCAGGCATTCttcatcttcctcctcctcttcactCTCCCCCTCCGACCTGCCCACTGTCCTCCCCTGGGTGGCAGCAAACTCATagatctcctccagctcctcctcacCCACCCTCTCGTTGTCTGGGTCCTCGTCTCCCGCTGCTCGGGTCTCGGGCTGCAAGCCAAAACCCTCAGCTGGACCTTCCTCGCGCCTCCCCAGGCCTTGcccatcctcctcctcctccacccaCATGGAGCGCAGCAGCTCCTGGAAATTGCGATCGCCGTTGCTACACTCTTCCTCAGAGTCCAGCCGGGCCTCCACCTCTTCTCCGGCCCCTCCGCTCGCGGCTGCGTCTCGGCacagctcctccagctccttcagGCCAAACCTGGGGCAAAGAGACGGAAAAGCACGTTTCTGCCTGGCTGGCTCACTCAATTACCCTGCCATGCTCCTGGGTTTTGAGTCCAAGAGAAAGTCTATTAAGAACTGCTACCATCAGTGCCCAGTGCCcagtgctcagtgctcagtgctcagtgctcagtgctcagtgctcagtgctcagtgctcagtgctcagtgcCCAGTGCCCAGGAAGCACCCGGCAGGGGAAGCCTCGTGACGTGCAGCTGGGCGAGCTCACCTGGCGGCCAGGTCCTGCAGTGGGGGTGCCAGCGCGGGCGAGAGGGCACAGCGGGCGGTGTAGAGGTACTGCAGCAGCAGGCGGGCGGCCTCGGGCGGCACCTCGCCCAGCAGCACGCGCCTGGCAGGGGGCAtggcctcctcctccacagaaAAACCCTCGTCGTGGACCTTCGGGTGAACAAACAGGAGCCCTTCAGTCAGGCAGGGACACGCGGACTCATGGACTGGAGGAGTCCGGGCAGCAGCATGTGAAAGCTCTACGCAACACACGTACTCTtaaaaactgcacagaaaaCCTTCTAtgtaatgaaatacaaaaaactGAAACTAAACTTAAAATAAACTGCTCCTTTCGTATCTAACTGTTACTATTATTAACATAGGTCGAGTGAAGTTCACCATGCTGCTCAGAGTGCTTGCGAACACGCTGACTCAATGGCACAACGAAGACCAATTAAAAAGTTAAAGCTGACGTTACCAgttggaccagtagggggcagcGTGCATACAGCATGAAGGAGTGAGCGAAAAGCACATCTCCAGAGTCCGTCTGGAACTGCACGTCACTGAGCTGGGGGTTATTCACCATGCCAGCCAGGTCTGAGACCAGCTGACACTGCGCCACCTACAGGGAGGGAGGATCAGCATTAGGCCCCGTGCGAGTTGGAAAGAAGGGCATTCAACAACAAGGAAGTGTCACGAGTGTTACTAGGGGTCATTTCCGGGTCACGAGAGGGATCAGTATTCAGTATGGCCAATTTTAGAAAACCCAAAGAAGTCATTTCATCAAGAAGTGGAACAAATTCAACAACTTTCAAGGGAAGAATGCTGCAAAAGCATAGGTTGAACATTTATATTTGGCATCTTCACCTATTTCTAATGATACATTCagccagtatacagtatgtttatcaatGGTCCATCACCACAGGATGCACAGACCTTTATGGTGAACAGTTTAGATTGGTTTCGATTGGTGGGGAAGCCTCCAGTCTTACAAAGTTTAGAAACTTTCAAATTTCAATCTAAAACACTTTCAAATTACCTTACTTTTTTACAATTTCTCCCAAATTATAATCAGTTTCTAATTAGGATGGGGTCGTCCCTGCTTTTATACATCTAAAACTTGTATCAGTCATTAAATAGCAGTGAGAAAAGATGGATTCCACTCCATGTAAATGGATCATATTTCTTGAAAGACCTCTGCTATCACTGTCAGCACATTTAATATGCATAACAGAGCAGTCTGCCCATCAATTACAGTTTTAGTAAATAATGATGGTTGTGAAAGGCACAGTGATTAGCACATCTGCCTCaaagctctggggccctgggttcaattcgggacctggggtgctgtctgtgtggagcttgtatgttctccctaggtttgcatgggtttcctctgggtgctcccgACATtggcccattgcttgccaagatagtCTTTTGCTGCCCCTTACCTCATACAGGATAAGAGcagattagaaaatgggtggaggGATTTTTGGTGCATCTCTGGAGCAAATACAAATACTCCTGAAAAAACtcatttcccatttttaaattttaaatagaaaCCTCTCATTTTTGTTGAGAATAAGTTACGATCTTATTCTGAGACCCTGAGCAACTCAGAATTTAACCTGCAATGGAAGTACTTAAACCTCCAACACTTCAGGTCCTTATAGGATTGGCTGATCACCCCTTCTGAGGGCCACTGACGAGCCGAGCCAGTGCAGACTAGAGAAGTTCCTCACCGAGCCCTGGGGAGCTGCCTGCATGTTCTCTGCAGTTGGAACGAAGCCACTGAGAGGAAGGTCAGTCACCGTGGTGTCCGTACCTGAGACAGAAAGCACGACCAAGGGTCAGACCGTGCTAATCGCACTATGAGAAAGAAAGCACGATTGACCAAGGGTCAGACCGTGCTAATCGCACTATGAGAAAGAAAGCACGATTGACTAAGGGTCAGACCATGGTAACC
This sequence is a window from Lepisosteus oculatus isolate fLepOcu1 chromosome 19, fLepOcu1.hap2, whole genome shotgun sequence. Protein-coding genes within it:
- the slx4 gene encoding structure-specific endonuclease subunit SLX4 encodes the protein MEDSDEDFTELCTKVLRRVKKAEGEDGHRRDIGAPRARGRLRRGAGGRRGPDPGSKRKGCGSGRASQAAVPPAVGPAPESDPSGAPPGVSVGEASPRGVQGPGRMGVKEKVVRRLQRFKRLSPERLTHTDLGTGRDRHTTASGPGPAVVLDPQRDEALACQLQEALQREALDLEGLEEGGLFFCQICQKDLSAMNSLRRTQHLNRCLDDAEASAPPSSTGVPECPICGKQFRHPKTRAAHLKRCASEMGVPPAQLLEAIKRQAEDQGGNTARPHPPGGRSKRRGAGDPGRPAKRPRKQAEPLDEDTMLALALSRSMAEEEEVELRLEPPGKAPGVQGRPTAGRRRRKAAPGPLPLLLAQDPEAARRRLQERAAALLLREWPSVPPGPGLPASALRAERGGVGLWERSALRAVDRGPAPAFYSRELVPPIEPWAPAAEGGAPPSPAAELETQSVTSDPGGAPSPQGSQTLCDLMELADEGLTLTQWGLRPADAPGAAQDRGTDTTVTDLPLSGFVPTAENMQAAPQGSVAQCQLVSDLAGMVNNPQLSDVQFQTDSGDVLFAHSFMLYARCPLLVQLVHDEGFSVEEEAMPPARRVLLGEVPPEAARLLLQYLYTARCALSPALAPPLQDLAARFGLKELEELCRDAAASGGAGEEVEARLDSEEECSNGDRNFQELLRSMWVEEEEDGQGLGRREEGPAEGFGLQPETRAAGDEDPDNERVGEEELEEIYEFAATQGRTVGRSEGESEEEEEDEECLNTGSEDAWKDRRKEEECVLRTGCPFSPQRDRGHLSTPPGAGGCESKQSQVIHPSNGSDLGSSVSQTRRREGAGEFESSRGNMDKGNSVTAPVPVYHEKGRAALDTSGASVPGRDCEKSLDKSYDRIFSESWGDYVEPSQEDRRHTQETGAGEAVEEHPTSRPNMEICETASREDLDPPSDSESSVIDLSVSPAQKPGDASSFPFVGSSPISPLEKFSGARNATLVECGTTSSKGSILTNNLGICQNHPGDHLSEVSRQPDGTGRTSVSSSKESSTPRKTSQGPTCTFSQRDSSASKPVDIIVLLDSDEEMELDPGREATTSSRKEIKTSEEEATAHETSSLYLNHLKQEGEKLLEKSPENPIRPEREGDFQLSPEVSSPDPNIPVETSLESCRLSLQLSSESDLGHEDSTSMETSWMIPGTPVLPVRTRHESTQTPSTMGVQAIRRTNLFRKSSRNEPGLFSSGSLAGSREKSSRVDCSETTGLSKSTSNLTSAPAEMHQPGRRRHSSAESPTLSESKGSFQAVKSISRSQISPQEPSSAETDSTVSRSPSRLSLSTVALCQSQLPSLTSPPSKDFILKKSLSAPPADESHGSARSQSSPETLSLIRTRRRSSTDGDVSCKSSEHSESCSMGSPSSLDVSESDRIQGSGHSSRISKGRGREVKITQSTGSLKLSSLKYSPERKSFESQSNSSTKMAEPGVNRGCENSAGALLKSESDPQALASRRSPATAVFEVEESDEDGHSPPRPDHSFCLDEEPPLPFEMSWSAPRSSELVRSSPLGITRDAVSPEKSPPSSQPNPTQQPQAVVSMEDHPSLLDSKIWDVWEEEEEEEDILPLSQRVPSIALSQRVKELKTPVAPRRKARGPVVPITPMPSYSDMDTPELKAKLNRFGVRPLPKRQMVLKLKEIHQYTHQLTSSDSEDEALAQPAQPGPVFPSAASSSGAPRPQGRKPLPGDAGSGDAGRFEEPGRGASPGEAGGFERAEQLPASQGSTASSATASEDSFSSQRSNPEECGPSGDEDEEEGFTPSQAAVREADKIEAVRRFITSDPELHRSVLLYQPLVLSQLQAQLQQAGIRLGAAKLLDFLDSQCITFTTAKPGQPRGHRRRQRGGKSGRHRGAGKGGE